A genomic segment from Barrientosiimonas humi encodes:
- the crcB gene encoding fluoride efflux transporter CrcB codes for MGDVTPVVFGLLCVAGGLGAAARFVIDGFVRERTSGALPWGTIAINLSGSFLLGLLTGLVAARALPAEWQLVAGTGFLGGYTTFSTASLETVRLLQERRWAAGLLTGLGVVVGATAAAGLGWWIGALV; via the coding sequence GTGGGTGACGTCACGCCCGTGGTCTTCGGGTTGCTCTGTGTCGCAGGCGGACTCGGCGCCGCCGCGCGCTTCGTGATCGACGGGTTCGTGCGCGAGCGCACCTCCGGCGCGCTGCCGTGGGGCACGATCGCGATCAACCTCAGCGGCTCGTTCCTCCTCGGGCTGCTCACCGGCCTGGTCGCCGCCCGGGCGCTGCCGGCCGAGTGGCAGCTGGTGGCGGGCACCGGCTTCCTGGGCGGCTACACCACCTTCTCGACCGCGAGCCTCGAGACGGTGCGGCTGCTGCAGGAGCGCCGGTGGGCGGCCGGGCTGCTGACCGGGCTGGGCGTCGTCGTGGGCGCCACCGCGGCGGCGGGGCTCGGGTGGTGGATCGGCGCTCTCGTCTGA
- a CDS encoding fluoride efflux transporter FluC, translated as MTPEARHRPPHLRPAYLLLVLVGGALGTGAREGISLAFPPVDGIPVAVLVINVVGAFLLGWLLDGLARRGPDGGRRRPVRLLLGTGLLGGFTTYSTLATDAARLLGDGRTTAGLTYALLTVVVGAAATFAGIALAAVTHRSREARGG; from the coding sequence GTGACACCGGAGGCCAGGCATCGACCGCCGCACCTGCGCCCGGCGTACCTGCTGCTGGTGCTGGTCGGCGGCGCGCTGGGCACCGGTGCGCGCGAAGGGATCAGCCTCGCGTTCCCGCCCGTCGACGGCATCCCGGTCGCGGTCCTCGTGATCAACGTCGTCGGCGCCTTCCTGCTCGGCTGGCTGCTCGACGGGCTCGCCCGGCGCGGCCCCGACGGTGGCCGCCGCCGCCCGGTGCGGCTGCTGCTCGGCACCGGGCTGCTCGGCGGCTTCACGACCTACAGCACGCTCGCGACCGACGCGGCCCGGCTGCTCGGTGACGGGCGCACCACCGCCGGCCTGACGTACGCCCTCCTCACCGTGGTCGTCGGCGCCGCCGCGACCTTCGCCGGCATCGCGCTCGCCGCCGTCACGCACCGATCGCGGGAGGCGCGCGGTGGGTGA
- a CDS encoding ABC transporter ATP-binding protein: protein MNGGWWTSLRLVTRIAWEQGRGHAVAALLEVVSRVLTALFPLFAGLVVGGLAARDLTLVLLGAGGLVLSRALNFLLVIVGVESRLVLMERVGHAIDLRVGQLSGEAATLDHLEDPAHQDQAQALAERLGRVGMAYNLLVNVLNNLAGPVITIVVAATADWRLLLLLAVALPATWLGRRSIQWEAEAEKAGAEAGRRSAHLLGAATAPVASSELRVLGARRWALDLLSREAARWRHPHRTAEVRTAGWSIVLAVGYLGAAAAILAWMVRDALDGRIDPGRLVTGVLVVGQLRESVTDLQWVISGLSGALRAVSRYRWLEDYARTVDEEHAGTAAPPARLTDGIRLQGVGFRYPGADRESLSDIDLHLPAGAVVAVVGENGAGKSTLVKLLTGMHDLSSGRILVDGVDLRALDLPAWRARCSGAFQDHARLELTAREAVGAGSVEVLDAGRAEIDSRVLRALEDSSASDVLRALPDGLDTQLGAAWPGGVDISGGQWQRLAVARAMVRLDPLLLVLDEPTSALDPATEHALFDRYAEAARATGGRGGVTLLITHRFSTVAAADLVIVLADGGVAEVGTHADLMAAGGRYADLYALQAAGYR, encoded by the coding sequence ATGAACGGCGGCTGGTGGACCTCGCTGCGCCTCGTCACGCGCATCGCGTGGGAGCAGGGCCGCGGGCACGCGGTGGCCGCGCTGCTCGAGGTCGTCTCCCGGGTGCTGACGGCGCTCTTCCCGCTCTTCGCCGGACTCGTCGTGGGCGGCCTGGCGGCCCGCGACCTGACGCTCGTGCTGCTCGGCGCTGGAGGGCTCGTGCTCTCCCGGGCGCTCAACTTCCTCCTGGTGATCGTCGGGGTGGAGTCGCGGCTGGTGCTGATGGAGCGGGTCGGTCACGCCATCGACCTGCGCGTGGGACAGCTGTCCGGCGAGGCGGCCACGCTCGACCACCTCGAGGACCCGGCCCACCAGGACCAGGCCCAGGCGCTGGCCGAGCGGCTGGGGAGGGTGGGGATGGCGTACAACCTGCTGGTCAACGTGCTCAACAACCTGGCCGGACCGGTCATCACGATCGTCGTCGCGGCCACCGCCGACTGGCGGCTGCTCCTGCTGCTCGCGGTCGCGCTGCCGGCCACCTGGCTCGGGCGCCGGTCGATCCAGTGGGAGGCGGAGGCCGAGAAGGCGGGCGCGGAGGCCGGTCGCCGCAGCGCGCACCTGCTGGGCGCGGCGACGGCACCGGTCGCCTCGTCCGAGCTGCGCGTGCTCGGCGCTCGCCGGTGGGCGCTGGACCTGCTGTCGCGCGAGGCCGCCCGGTGGCGTCACCCGCACCGCACCGCCGAGGTGCGCACCGCCGGGTGGTCGATCGTGCTCGCGGTGGGCTACCTCGGCGCGGCCGCGGCGATCCTGGCCTGGATGGTGCGTGACGCGCTGGATGGCCGGATCGACCCGGGGCGGCTCGTCACGGGCGTCCTGGTCGTCGGTCAGCTGCGCGAGTCGGTCACCGATCTGCAGTGGGTGATCAGCGGGCTGTCGGGCGCGCTGCGCGCGGTCAGTCGCTATCGGTGGCTGGAGGACTACGCGCGGACGGTCGACGAGGAGCACGCCGGGACGGCCGCCCCGCCCGCGCGGCTGACCGACGGAATCCGGTTGCAGGGCGTGGGTTTTCGCTATCCGGGTGCCGACCGGGAGTCGCTGAGCGACATCGACCTGCACCTGCCGGCCGGCGCGGTGGTCGCGGTCGTGGGCGAGAACGGCGCCGGCAAGTCGACGCTGGTCAAGCTGCTCACCGGCATGCACGACCTGTCCTCCGGCCGCATCCTCGTCGACGGCGTCGACCTGCGCGCGCTCGACCTGCCGGCCTGGCGCGCCCGGTGCTCCGGCGCCTTCCAGGACCACGCCCGGCTCGAGCTCACCGCCCGCGAGGCGGTCGGCGCCGGGTCGGTGGAGGTCCTCGACGCAGGGCGGGCAGAGATCGACTCGCGGGTGCTGCGCGCGCTCGAGGACTCCTCGGCGAGCGACGTGCTGCGGGCGCTCCCCGACGGGCTGGACACCCAGCTCGGCGCCGCCTGGCCGGGCGGGGTCGACATCTCCGGCGGGCAGTGGCAGCGGCTCGCGGTCGCCCGCGCGATGGTGCGGCTCGACCCGTTGCTGCTGGTGCTCGACGAGCCGACGTCGGCGCTGGACCCCGCGACCGAGCACGCGCTCTTCGACCGCTACGCCGAGGCGGCTCGTGCGACCGGCGGGCGTGGCGGCGTCACGCTGCTCATCACCCACCGCTTCTCCACCGTCGCGGCGGCCGACCTGGTGATCGTGCTCGCCGACGGCGGCGTCGCCGAGGTCGGCACGCACGCCGACCTGATGGCGGCGGGCGGTCGCTATGCCGACCTCTACGCGCTGCAGGCGGCGGGATACCGCTGA